The genomic region GCTTGTTATTGAGTCGCACGAGCCTGTCTTGCCAGGGGCCCCGTGTGTCGGTGATGGGCTCGCCGTTGAAAAACCAGTCGACGGCGTCCGGGGCGGTCTGGGCGCCCGTGGCATTACACACGAGGCGGATGTCCTCCATGAGACTCACGTATTCCGTGCCCGTCAGTTCAAGCTCCGGCTTGTACTTAACCGGATCTGTTAATGAAAGTGACTTAAATGCATTTTGCTACTAATTGGACAACTCATTTTTATCTCATGGCCACACTTTTTAAATTACGCATCACAAAGTACAATAACTTTTATGTAAACAGATGAGTTTAAAACCgaacttatattaaaattgcGTTCGACAATCATACACAGGTTTTACACTTAATACCAGAATGTCTACTCACCGAGGACGTGAAGTGTGATGTTCTGGGTATAGTTATTGGTGGCCGAGATCTGACAGGCGTACACGCCGGCCTGATCCTGGGAGACGTTCTTGATGACGAGGTCGTAGCGGCTCTCCTCCTCGCCTTCTTCGTGTCCCGGGATCTCCTCCAGCTGCACCTCTACGTCCGAGTCCGGGGTGAACGTCATTTTGCCGAGCGTCAACGGGGACTCATCGTCTGCCTTCCTCCATACAACCTAAAGGAAAGCGGGTTCAACGTAAAGTGATTGTGAATCAGTGGTACGGTATTGACTATTGGCATCAATATGATTCGATTTCAATGGTGGATGATCCATATGCTTTCACAGATGCGTCAAGAACACACATGGCCCGTTTTTATCAAGATCTTAGACCGTTTTTTCGTAAATTTTAGTTATCTTATTgtcttatttttgttattttgctaCGTAATCGTGCCAAttgaacataaaattgaaaaaaatcaaccttATGATATTTGTGCCGTTTATACGGATTCAAGATAACTGTAGTTACGATAAAgatacatgatcaaacaggtcTCTAGGGCCTTAAAAGAAGGATCTGTTTCGTAACTTTAATCTGATATCTGTATAACCTCCAAATGGCTACTCATGGATTTAATTAATTTCCTAAATTGTGTGTTCACGTTAAATACTCGATAAAGTTCATTTAACACAACTTTATAGCGAAATCATGGAACTATGACACTTCGATAATTTACGACAAAAATctactaagatctttattgaaactggCCAAAGAAGAATACTggaataatttaatattgaaaaatgaagaGGAACTTAactgattttaaattaaacagtgCGGTACATATATCTAACCGTTCACGTTATAAATACACCGTTATTATATCACTTGTATTTCCTCTCGTTTTTATTAAAGGGGATACATTGCAGTTAGAATATGCAATTAGACATTTGCACATGAAAGGAAACggcaaattttaataaatgataactGTCAAAAATGTAGACTTTTAAAATGTAgtcttttaaaatttaaaattagtcTGAGGTTCTTCTAAGCGTTTACACCAAATTACATCACGGaaacttttatatttatgaGTGTACGTATGTTTGAATGGCCCTCGTACTGGTACTTATAATACATCCAAGTTACACAAACCGTCAAATATATCCATTTAAActgcattcatttaaaatacaaaaacatttttagtaGGTTGTAaatcattacaaaaacaaacaaaatcttcATCAGAAAAGAGGGAGACATCTATCCTCCAGTGATTTCCGCGGGAGATCTCATTGGCAGTGATGTCACGATGCAACACTATCAAGTATCCACCACCAGTATCAAGTATCCACCACCAGTATCAAGTATCCACCACCAGTATCAAGTATCCACCACCAGTATCAAGTATCCACCACCAGTATCAAGTATCCACCACCAGTATCAAGTATCCACCACCAGTATCAAGTATCCACCACCAGTATCAAGTATCCACCACCAGTATTCCCGAGTTAAgttgtatttgatttaaatgttataatatataaataactttacaaaaatatactcACAAACTTTGGTCCAAGGTTCTGTATGCGACAGCGGAGGTGGGCGGTCTCGCCCTGGTGCACGGTGATTTCGGTGGGCACGGGCAAGAAGATGGGCACGGACGACGGGTGGCTCCGGTAGTAGTCGTGCGAGTCTGCAACATACAAGTGGTGGACGGTGTGAATCACATCAGGAAGTCATGTAAACTCTATGTTTTTCGTATATTGAAagttttttatttcttcttaaaTATTCAAAGTTTTGCACTGAAATTTGGAGGAAATATGTATTCCCCAAACCCCAGACCTGGATATCCGGTAATTATAGCTATCGAAGAGAGACTCATTTAATCCCAagggaaaaatatataaaaaaaatccggtTGTAGGAGACTACTTTTGGCATCTTtgtagctgtgtgaagttagctaaacatacgacattggacattggacattcaaaatcgaatgttgtgctggcacgacattggacattggacattcaaaatcgaatgttgtgctggcacgacattggacattggacattcaaaagtgaaagtcgtgctagcacgacattggacattggacattcaaaatcgaatgttgtgctggcacgacattggacattggacattcaaaagtgaaagtcgtgctagcacgacattggacattggacattcaaaatcgaatgttgtgctggcacgacattggacattggacattcaaaatcgaatgtcgtgccagcacaacattggacattggacattcaaaatcgaatgttgtgctggcacgacattggacattggatattcaaaatcgaatgttgtgctggcacgacattggacattggatattcaaaaatgaaagtcgtgctagcacgacattggacattggacattcaaaatcgaatgttgtgctggcacgacattggacattggacattcaaaatcgaatgttgtgctggcacgacattggacattggacattcaaaagtgaaagtcgtgctagcacgacattggacattggacattcaaaatcgaatgttgtgctggcacgacattggacattggacattcaaaagtgaaagtcgtgctagcacgacattggacattggacattcaaaatcgaatgttgtgctggcacgacattggacattggacattcaaaatcgaatgtcgtgctagcacgacattggacattggacattcaaaatcgaatgttgtgctggcacgacattggacattggatattcaaaatcgaatgttgtgctggcacgacattggacattggacattcaaaaatgaaagtcgtgctagcacgacattggacattggacattcaaaatcgaatgttgtgctggcacgacattggacattggacattcaaaagtgaaagtcgtgctagcacgacattggacattggacattcaaaatcgaatgttgtgctggcacgacattggacattggacattcaaaagtgaaagtcgtgctggcacgacattggacattggacattcaaaatcgaatgttgtgctggcacgacattgggcattggacattcaaaaacgattgtcgtgccggcacgacattggacattggacattcataaccgaatgttgtgctggcacgacattggacattggacattcaaaagtgaaagtcgtgctagcacgacattggacattggacattcaaaatcgaatgttgtgctggcacgacattggacattggacattcaaaggtgaaagtcgtgctagcacgacattggacattggacattcaaaatcgaatgttgtgctggcacgacattggacattggacattcaaaatcgaatgtcgtgctagcacgacattggacattggatattcaaaatcgaatgttgtgctggcacgacattggacattcaaattcgaatgttgtgctggcacgacattggacattggacattcaaaagtgaaagtcgtgctagcacgacattggacattggacattcaaaatcgaatgttgtgctggcacgacattggacattggacattcaaaagtgaaagtcgtgctagcacgacattggacattggacattcaaaatcgaatgttgtgctggcacgacattggacattcaaaatcgaaagtcgtgctagcacgacattggacattggacattcaaaattgaatgttgtgctggcacgacattggacattcaaaatcgaaatagcacgacattgggcattcaaaataatatgtcGTGCTGGCTAGTTGTCttggtaataaatataaattttggacCCATGATAGACAGAGACTTCGAATGGTCCTTTAAGATAGATTTGAGCAGTTCACGCGTCCATTAGCTGAATAATATGTGGCCAGTATTGTAGTCGAATTGAActgcttgttttatatttgaacatttattgagtgcgacatttataaaatgttgcagATGTTAGCCCCAATAAATTGAAATCCAAATTGTACATATATTCATTGTATACATAAAGGCAGTAGATATATCactaaataatgatcctttacaattgtaattgtataacctcaatatgaattattgtttgGTGGGACGCAATTTTGCAATcgattgtgttttcttttactcataaattgtgtttattgctttaattgttGATATACAACATACGCCTTATTTcaatttggatatttttaatCCATCAAAGGTGGACACCCTGCTGAGAGCCGGAATATGTTCAGTAAaggtgttatatttttattgctcaATATAATCCGCAGAAACAATAGCGCTTTAACTAGCtctttcatttcacattttattacttttataatcatcaaagacttttgtttaaaatataacttatacaAGGTATGCATACTTTTGGTGACCAATAAAAAAACCTGATATTATAAAGGAATCGTCCATTTTGTGAACAGATCTAAGTAAACCTCAGAGAATGAATGAGTGTCCAGCGGATGATTTCAAACCGTTATTAaggtccaatgtccaatgtcgtgctagcacgactttcgcttttgaatgtccaatgtccaatgtcgtgccagcacaacattcgattttgaatgtcc from Mya arenaria isolate MELC-2E11 chromosome 3, ASM2691426v1 harbors:
- the LOC128226564 gene encoding zwei Ig domain protein zig-8-like isoform X2 — protein: MPASNGSERPRWSLVTGLIFILTASRLTDSHDYYRSHPSSVPIFLPVPTEITVHQGETAHLRCRIQNLGPKFVVWRKADDESPLTLGKMTFTPDSDVEVQLEEIPGHEEGEEESRYDLVIKNVSQDQAGVYACQISATNNYTQNITLHVLDPVKYKPELELTGTEYVSLMEDIRLVCNATGAQTAPDAVDWFFNGEPITDTRGPWQDRLVRLNNKPIPGRSLISELIIKRATMEDRGHYVCRLTKKLAKGFKVHILNDKKNHKEPKRDMLSEGYSMGEETQPPSQESSHSSSGAAAFWPHTHIFTVLMLCLKLTYGSLGS
- the LOC128226564 gene encoding zwei Ig domain protein zig-8-like isoform X1, coding for MAAGTGSERPRWPLVAGLFVILVAFRRADSHDYYRSHPSSVPIFLPVPTEITVHQGETAHLRCRIQNLGPKFVVWRKADDESPLTLGKMTFTPDSDVEVQLEEIPGHEEGEEESRYDLVIKNVSQDQAGVYACQISATNNYTQNITLHVLDPVKYKPELELTGTEYVSLMEDIRLVCNATGAQTAPDAVDWFFNGEPITDTRGPWQDRLVRLNNKPIPGRSLISELIIKRATMEDRGHYVCRLTKKLAKGFKVHILNDKKNHKEPKRDMLSEGYSMGEETQPPSQESSHSSSGAAAFWPHTHIFTVLMLCLKLTYGSLGS
- the LOC128226564 gene encoding zwei Ig domain protein zig-8-like isoform X3; this translates as MAAGNGRERPRWSHVAGLIVILVIFRRADSHDYYRSHPSSVPIFLPVPTEITVHQGETAHLRCRIQNLGPKFVVWRKADDESPLTLGKMTFTPDSDVEVQLEEIPGHEEGEEESRYDLVIKNVSQDQAGVYACQISATNNYTQNITLHVLDPVKYKPELELTGTEYVSLMEDIRLVCNATGAQTAPDAVDWFFNGEPITDTRGPWQDRLVRLNNKPIPGRSLISELIIKRATMEDRGHYVCRLTKKLAKGFKVHILNDKKNHKEPKRDMLSEGYSMGEETQPPSQESSHSSSGAAAFWPHTHIFTVLMLCLKLTYGSLGS
- the LOC128226564 gene encoding zwei Ig domain protein zig-8-like isoform X5, which produces MEFGKVPDLLRHVILMLVLATVGATEDSHDYYRSHPSSVPIFLPVPTEITVHQGETAHLRCRIQNLGPKFVVWRKADDESPLTLGKMTFTPDSDVEVQLEEIPGHEEGEEESRYDLVIKNVSQDQAGVYACQISATNNYTQNITLHVLDPVKYKPELELTGTEYVSLMEDIRLVCNATGAQTAPDAVDWFFNGEPITDTRGPWQDRLVRLNNKPIPGRSLISELIIKRATMEDRGHYVCRLTKKLAKGFKVHILNDKKNHKEPKRDMLSEGYSMGEETQPPSQESSHSSSGAAAFWPHTHIFTVLMLCLKLTYGSLGS
- the LOC128226564 gene encoding zwei Ig domain protein zig-8-like isoform X4, coding for MMGCVNLPDLMSHVILILVLVSVGASKDSHDYYRSHPSSVPIFLPVPTEITVHQGETAHLRCRIQNLGPKFVVWRKADDESPLTLGKMTFTPDSDVEVQLEEIPGHEEGEEESRYDLVIKNVSQDQAGVYACQISATNNYTQNITLHVLDPVKYKPELELTGTEYVSLMEDIRLVCNATGAQTAPDAVDWFFNGEPITDTRGPWQDRLVRLNNKPIPGRSLISELIIKRATMEDRGHYVCRLTKKLAKGFKVHILNDKKNHKEPKRDMLSEGYSMGEETQPPSQESSHSSSGAAAFWPHTHIFTVLMLCLKLTYGSLGS